A stretch of Mycobacterium sp. ITM-2016-00316 DNA encodes these proteins:
- a CDS encoding ABC transporter permease — MTAVAILAARILRKGRVDLAFAALVPIAGLIGLTLLLRDIISTGEMSYAQYVLPAIVVQAMLFGALTTTDRAAWEKVSGIGARMRTLPISPYAPLMARMTYCLVRGVLALAASFLAAYLFGFRLTAGIGYAIAFVVMALVLTLALSFGADATGSKAGRTEVASQLLLVPQLLLVLLSTGIAPLDAFPTWLAPFVQYQPISQITETLRGFTSGHIVMGNLYASLAWCIGMLVVFGTIAIRIQGRRS, encoded by the coding sequence GTGACGGCGGTAGCGATCCTCGCGGCACGCATCCTGCGGAAGGGCCGAGTCGACCTCGCTTTCGCCGCACTCGTGCCGATCGCGGGATTGATCGGTCTCACGCTCCTGCTGCGCGACATCATCTCGACCGGCGAGATGAGCTACGCGCAGTATGTCCTGCCGGCGATCGTCGTCCAGGCCATGTTGTTCGGCGCACTCACCACCACCGACCGGGCGGCCTGGGAGAAGGTCAGCGGGATCGGCGCGCGGATGCGCACCCTGCCCATCTCGCCCTACGCGCCGCTGATGGCCCGGATGACCTACTGCCTGGTGCGGGGTGTGCTGGCGCTGGCCGCCTCGTTCCTGGCCGCGTACCTGTTCGGGTTCCGGCTGACCGCCGGAATCGGCTACGCCATCGCCTTTGTCGTGATGGCGCTCGTCCTCACCCTGGCCCTGTCCTTCGGGGCGGACGCCACCGGCAGCAAGGCCGGCCGGACCGAAGTGGCCAGCCAACTGCTGCTGGTTCCCCAGCTGCTGCTCGTGCTGCTGTCGACCGGGATCGCACCGCTGGACGCCTTTCCCACCTGGCTGGCACCCTTCGTGCAGTACCAGCCGATCTCGCAGATCACCGAGACGCTGCGCGGTTTCACCAGCGGCCACATCGTGATGGGAAACCTGTACGCCAGCCTGGCCTGGTGTATCGGGATGTTGGTCGTCTTCGGCACCATCGCCATCCGGATTCAGGGGCGCCGATCATGA
- a CDS encoding glycosyltransferase family 2 protein, with protein MAEPTIEVIIPVRDMADHLPKLLQPLLDQLSSGDRVTVVNDASTDATEAVARSLGANVVTVTDSRGPYYARQLAASRSAADILLFIDGRCRPLPGLLDAHRTLQAQPGVALSCTNVRTVTGPTLAARMAAKMQPFMLPRGGGAMKATIGMVPPKPDYYPTANLGIDRAAFAEVGGFRAMRGGGDLDICWRIQEQTGATIATDTRVLMEWEPRASMRDMGSQWKRYGHSNAYLRWAHRQESGGADGAHAPAKLSPVEAWTTLRAEMRRPVGELAANAVVGLAFQYGFISAWLKRSEFEMPARFEVTPSQD; from the coding sequence ATGGCGGAGCCGACCATCGAGGTGATCATCCCGGTCCGGGACATGGCCGATCATCTGCCCAAGTTGTTGCAGCCCCTGCTCGATCAGCTGTCGTCAGGGGATCGCGTCACCGTCGTCAACGACGCCTCCACCGATGCCACCGAAGCGGTGGCACGGTCGCTGGGCGCCAATGTGGTGACGGTGACCGACAGCCGCGGTCCGTACTACGCCCGCCAGCTTGCCGCCAGCCGGTCTGCCGCCGACATCCTGTTGTTCATCGACGGCCGCTGCCGACCGCTGCCGGGCCTGCTCGACGCCCATCGCACGCTTCAGGCTCAACCTGGAGTCGCGTTGTCCTGCACGAATGTTCGCACCGTCACCGGGCCCACGCTCGCGGCCCGGATGGCGGCCAAGATGCAACCGTTCATGCTGCCGCGCGGCGGTGGGGCGATGAAGGCGACCATCGGGATGGTGCCGCCCAAGCCGGACTACTATCCCACCGCGAATCTCGGTATCGACCGCGCCGCGTTCGCCGAGGTCGGCGGATTCCGGGCGATGCGCGGTGGGGGCGATCTCGATATCTGCTGGCGGATCCAGGAGCAGACCGGCGCCACCATCGCGACCGACACCCGGGTGCTGATGGAGTGGGAGCCGCGGGCCTCGATGCGTGACATGGGCAGCCAGTGGAAGCGGTATGGCCACAGCAATGCCTACCTGCGGTGGGCGCATCGCCAGGAGAGCGGCGGAGCCGACGGCGCACATGCGCCCGCGAAGCTGTCGCCGGTCGAGGCCTGGACCACGCTGCGCGCCGAGATGCGCAGACCGGTCGGTGAACTCGCCGCGAACGCGGTGGTCGGGCTGGCATTCCAGTACGGCTTCATCTCGGCCTGGCTGAAGCGCTCGGAGTTCGAGATGCCTGCCCGGTTCGAGGTGACCCCGAGCCAGGACTAA
- the lspA gene encoding signal peptidase II, whose amino-acid sequence MTEESTGSAEPVAADQEAQPQPRKRLRLLLSIAGVVLALDIVTKVLAVRLLVPGQPVSIIGDTVTWTLVRNSGAAFSMATGYTWVLTLIATGVVIGIIWMGRRLVSPWWALGLGMILGGALGNLADRFFRSPGPLRGHVVDFLSVGWWPVFNVADPAVVGGAILLVVLSLFGFDFDTAGRRQPDSASDPAGRRQPETKTESKTETEPAKQPLPEPAADDQPGATT is encoded by the coding sequence GTGACTGAGGAATCAACAGGCTCGGCCGAGCCGGTGGCCGCGGACCAAGAAGCGCAACCGCAGCCCCGCAAGCGCCTGCGCCTGCTGCTCTCGATCGCCGGTGTGGTGCTGGCGCTCGACATCGTCACCAAGGTGCTGGCGGTCCGCCTTCTGGTGCCCGGCCAGCCGGTGTCGATCATCGGTGACACCGTGACCTGGACATTGGTGCGTAACTCCGGGGCGGCGTTCTCGATGGCCACCGGCTACACCTGGGTGCTGACCCTGATCGCGACCGGCGTGGTGATCGGCATCATCTGGATGGGACGCCGGCTGGTGTCGCCGTGGTGGGCGCTGGGGCTGGGCATGATCCTCGGTGGTGCGCTCGGCAATCTGGCCGACCGCTTCTTCCGGTCGCCGGGGCCGCTGCGCGGGCATGTGGTGGATTTCCTGTCGGTCGGCTGGTGGCCGGTGTTCAATGTGGCGGACCCGGCGGTGGTCGGCGGTGCGATCCTGCTGGTGGTGTTGTCGCTGTTCGGTTTCGACTTCGACACCGCTGGGAGGCGCCAGCCGGACAGCGCATCCGACCCCGCTGGGAGGCGCCAGCCGGAGACCAAGACCGAGAGCAAGACCGAAACCGAGCCCGCGAAGCAACCCCTGCCGGAACCGGCCGCGGACGACCAGCCGGGCGCGACCACCTGA
- a CDS encoding glycosyltransferase has protein sequence MPRSLTRTVRPTATRAADRPVRVLEWPHWMSTNYLPKVVEVLRDEGLEVSTPRVLGGGSNRLRSGDWLHVHWSTEAHIHRFRWLYLARAASFRRRMRLLKRRGVRIAWTAHNLVPHDDPYPELGRRFRNDLLAHADHVFVHFPGATATLAEEFGYTGPCTVIHHPHYVDRHPVPPPRAEARAELGLPADGFVALSFGMIRPYKGTGDIIRAFQQMAGEHDRLVLAGSPQGDVSAELAPCRADPRIILHAWRIPDADVSTYFAAADVAVVAHHEFFTSGSALLSLSMGCPLVGPEIHHLAHLAGGRRLFPSGPGIDGLAEALVAARDSAHEIDREALRTWTTGHGSWRDVGSRTAAVFRGPL, from the coding sequence GTGCCCCGTTCTCTCACCCGCACGGTCAGGCCGACCGCGACGAGGGCCGCCGACCGCCCCGTCCGGGTACTGGAGTGGCCGCACTGGATGAGCACCAACTATCTGCCCAAGGTCGTCGAGGTACTGCGTGACGAAGGCCTCGAGGTGTCGACGCCCCGCGTTCTCGGCGGCGGGTCGAATCGCCTGCGGTCGGGCGACTGGCTGCACGTGCACTGGTCGACGGAGGCCCATATCCACCGCTTCCGGTGGCTGTACCTGGCCCGCGCCGCGTCATTCCGCCGCCGGATGCGCCTGCTGAAACGGCGCGGGGTTCGCATCGCGTGGACGGCACACAATCTGGTGCCCCACGATGACCCGTATCCGGAACTCGGACGCCGGTTCCGCAACGATCTGCTGGCACACGCCGATCACGTATTCGTGCATTTCCCGGGCGCCACGGCGACTCTCGCCGAGGAGTTCGGGTACACCGGCCCGTGCACGGTCATCCACCATCCGCACTATGTCGACAGGCATCCGGTACCGCCACCGCGAGCGGAGGCGCGCGCCGAGCTCGGACTACCCGCCGACGGTTTCGTCGCGCTGTCGTTCGGAATGATCCGACCGTACAAGGGCACCGGCGACATCATCCGGGCGTTCCAACAGATGGCCGGTGAGCACGATCGCCTCGTGCTGGCCGGCAGCCCGCAGGGCGACGTGTCGGCCGAACTCGCGCCGTGTCGCGCCGACCCACGAATCATCCTGCACGCGTGGCGGATTCCTGATGCCGACGTGTCCACATACTTCGCGGCCGCCGATGTTGCCGTGGTGGCACATCACGAGTTCTTCACCTCGGGAAGCGCGTTGCTGTCGCTGAGCATGGGATGTCCGCTGGTGGGCCCCGAGATTCACCACCTCGCCCATCTGGCCGGCGGCCGGCGACTGTTCCCATCCGGCCCGGGAATCGACGGCCTGGCCGAAGCCCTGGTCGCGGCGCGGGACAGCGCGCACGAGATCGACCGTGAGGCGTTGCGCACCTGGACCACCGGCCACGGCAGCTGGCGCGACGTCGGCTCCCGCACCGCGGCGGTGTTTCGCGGACCGCTCTAG
- a CDS encoding ABC transporter permease, producing the protein MTTSSQHHHSLLAESWIFASRLFIQWRRYPMVPLQALLFPTGLLIIYGLLVGKSMTRITGNSGIDLLIPVCALAGAMSAAVGAGLAVPYDRDSGLLTRLWIMPVHRTAPLTGALLAEAVRTLAGTVLVVLAAYAMGFHFESGWIGMVVYLLIPVVIVIVFATIVITLALRPQGRIILTWTQSACMGLAFATLIPVDRIPAVLRPFAEYQPIAPPAAAMRALSSGGDLWQPLLLTALWAVVLGALFVPATVRGYRAAVEGGKLDG; encoded by the coding sequence ATGACCACGAGCTCACAGCACCACCATTCGCTGCTGGCCGAAAGCTGGATCTTCGCCAGTCGCCTCTTCATCCAGTGGCGCCGCTACCCGATGGTGCCGCTGCAGGCGCTGCTGTTCCCCACCGGCCTGCTGATCATCTACGGCCTGCTGGTCGGCAAGTCGATGACCCGGATCACCGGCAACAGCGGAATCGATCTGCTGATCCCGGTCTGTGCACTGGCCGGCGCGATGTCCGCCGCTGTCGGCGCAGGCCTGGCCGTGCCGTATGACCGGGACAGCGGCCTGCTCACCCGGCTGTGGATCATGCCGGTGCACCGCACCGCGCCACTGACCGGCGCGCTGCTGGCCGAGGCGGTCCGCACCCTGGCCGGGACAGTGCTGGTCGTGCTGGCCGCGTACGCCATGGGCTTTCATTTCGAGAGCGGCTGGATCGGGATGGTGGTCTACCTGCTGATCCCGGTCGTCATCGTCATCGTCTTCGCGACAATCGTCATCACACTCGCGCTGCGGCCGCAGGGCCGGATCATTCTCACCTGGACGCAGAGCGCATGCATGGGTCTGGCCTTCGCGACGCTCATTCCCGTCGACCGGATTCCGGCGGTGCTGCGCCCGTTCGCCGAGTACCAGCCGATCGCGCCGCCGGCGGCGGCCATGCGGGCGCTGTCCTCGGGCGGCGATCTATGGCAACCGCTGCTGCTGACCGCGCTGTGGGCGGTGGTGCTCGGCGCGCTGTTCGTGCCCGCCACCGTGCGCGGCTACCGGGCAGCGGTCGAAGGCGGCAAGCTCGACGGTTAG
- the rarD gene encoding EamA family transporter RarD: MKRSGLLFGIGAYGSWGLFPAFFPLLKPAGAVEILSHRIVWGFLFLFVVVAAVHRLRDLRAISGRTWMLLALASALISVNWLIYVYAVNNGHVVDAALGYFINPLVTVLLGLVVFRERLNRAQGTALAIAVAAVVVLTVQVGAPPYIGLGLALSFGLYGAVKKVVPVDPRVSVGIETALAAPFALGYLIVLQTGGDAAFVGYGAGHVVLLMLAGVLTAVPLLLFAAAAHRLPLVTMGLLFYMTPIMQLSWGVLVGHEPMPPARWLGFGLIWVALAVFTVDAVIRSRSARAASARNPVSTALP; the protein is encoded by the coding sequence GTGAAACGGTCCGGTCTGCTCTTCGGTATCGGCGCGTACGGCTCGTGGGGGCTGTTCCCGGCGTTCTTCCCGCTGCTCAAACCGGCGGGTGCGGTCGAGATCCTGTCGCACCGCATCGTGTGGGGCTTCCTCTTTCTCTTCGTGGTCGTCGCCGCGGTGCACCGGCTGCGGGATCTGCGGGCGATCAGCGGCCGCACCTGGATGCTGCTGGCGCTGGCTTCGGCGCTGATATCGGTCAACTGGCTGATCTACGTGTACGCGGTCAACAACGGCCACGTCGTCGACGCGGCGCTCGGATACTTCATCAATCCGCTCGTGACGGTCCTGCTCGGGCTGGTGGTGTTCCGGGAGCGGCTCAACCGCGCGCAGGGGACCGCCCTGGCCATCGCGGTCGCCGCGGTGGTGGTGTTGACGGTGCAGGTCGGCGCACCGCCCTACATCGGCCTCGGTCTGGCGTTGTCGTTCGGCCTGTACGGCGCGGTCAAGAAGGTGGTGCCGGTCGATCCCCGGGTGAGCGTCGGCATCGAGACGGCGCTGGCCGCCCCGTTCGCGCTGGGATATCTGATCGTGCTGCAGACCGGTGGGGATGCCGCGTTCGTCGGGTACGGCGCCGGACACGTGGTGCTGCTGATGCTGGCCGGAGTGCTGACGGCGGTGCCGCTGCTGCTCTTCGCCGCCGCCGCACACCGGTTGCCATTGGTGACGATGGGGCTGCTGTTCTACATGACGCCCATCATGCAGTTGTCCTGGGGCGTTCTGGTGGGACACGAGCCGATGCCGCCGGCACGCTGGCTGGGATTTGGGCTGATCTGGGTGGCTCTGGCGGTCTTCACCGTCGACGCCGTGATCCGCTCCCGGTCGGCCCGCGCCGCTTCCGCGCGTAACCCGGTGAGCACAGCCCTGCCGTGA
- a CDS encoding UDP-glucose/GDP-mannose dehydrogenase family protein — protein MKISVIGTGYLGAVHAACMAQIGHEVVAYDTDAAKIATLSTGRSPFFEPGFDELLGEVLATGRLKFTQSVEEAVSGASVHFVCVGTPQLAGSDAANIEYVDSAFRSVAAHADGDGLIVGKSTVPVGTAQRLAAEVANTPSAHRLEVAWNPEFLREGKAIEDTLRPDRLVFGVTSEYAEKTLQEVYDSIIEAGTPHLSADLPTSELVKVAANAFLATKISFINAMAEVCEIVDADVVTLSRALGYDDRIGKRFLNAGLGFGGGCLPKDIRAFSARAGELGASDALRFLHEVDKINLRRREKAVAVARAVVGGDFLGKSIAVLGAAFKPNSDDVRDSPALNVAAAMHLKGADVRVHDPKAIENAKARFPTLGYFDSAEDACRNVDLIVLATEWDEYCNIDPTAFRSVVREPRLLDTRNAVDRDYWSGAGWQVYSLGRGGLNG, from the coding sequence ATGAAAATCAGTGTGATCGGAACGGGCTATCTGGGCGCCGTTCATGCCGCCTGCATGGCGCAGATCGGCCACGAGGTCGTCGCGTACGACACCGATGCTGCCAAGATCGCCACGCTGTCCACCGGCAGGTCGCCCTTCTTCGAACCGGGGTTCGATGAACTGCTCGGCGAGGTGCTCGCCACCGGACGGCTGAAGTTCACCCAGTCCGTCGAAGAAGCGGTTTCCGGTGCCTCGGTGCACTTCGTCTGTGTGGGCACGCCGCAGTTGGCCGGTTCGGATGCGGCCAACATCGAGTACGTGGACAGCGCCTTTCGGTCCGTCGCCGCACATGCCGATGGCGACGGGTTGATCGTCGGCAAGTCGACCGTGCCGGTGGGCACCGCGCAGCGTCTGGCCGCCGAGGTGGCGAACACGCCGTCGGCGCATCGCCTCGAGGTGGCCTGGAATCCCGAGTTCCTGCGGGAGGGCAAGGCGATCGAGGACACCTTGCGGCCGGACCGCCTGGTCTTCGGGGTCACCTCCGAATACGCGGAGAAGACCCTGCAGGAGGTGTACGACTCCATCATCGAGGCCGGAACTCCGCACCTGAGCGCGGATCTTCCGACCTCGGAGCTGGTCAAGGTCGCCGCCAATGCCTTTCTGGCAACCAAGATCTCGTTCATCAACGCGATGGCCGAGGTGTGTGAGATCGTCGACGCGGACGTGGTGACGCTGAGCCGGGCGCTGGGCTACGACGACCGGATCGGCAAGCGGTTCCTCAACGCGGGCCTGGGATTCGGCGGCGGCTGCCTACCGAAGGACATTCGTGCATTCAGCGCGCGGGCCGGTGAGCTGGGTGCCTCCGACGCGCTGCGATTCCTGCACGAGGTCGACAAGATCAACCTGCGCCGGCGCGAGAAGGCCGTCGCGGTCGCGCGTGCCGTGGTCGGCGGCGATTTCCTGGGCAAGAGCATCGCCGTGCTGGGTGCCGCCTTCAAGCCGAACAGTGATGATGTGCGTGACTCGCCGGCTCTCAACGTCGCCGCGGCCATGCATCTGAAGGGTGCCGATGTGCGCGTCCACGATCCGAAGGCGATCGAGAACGCCAAGGCCCGGTTCCCGACGCTCGGCTATTTCGACAGCGCCGAAGATGCCTGCCGCAACGTCGATCTCATCGTGCTGGCGACCGAATGGGACGAGTACTGCAATATCGACCCCACCGCGTTCCGGTCGGTGGTCAGGGAGCCACGCCTGCTCGACACCCGCAACGCGGTCGACCGTGATTACTGGTCCGGCGCCGGATGGCAGGTGTACAGCCTCGGCCGCGGTGGGTTGAACGGCTGA
- a CDS encoding RluA family pseudouridine synthase: MTTRSMPVPEGLEGMRVDAGLARLLGLSRTVAAAIAEEGGVELDGAAAGKSDKLVAGAWLEVRLPEPAAPVENTPVEIEGMNILYADDDIVAVDKPAGVAAHASVGWTGPTVLGGLAAAGFRITTSGVAERKGIVSRLDVGTSGVMVVAISERAYTLLKRAFKERTVEKRYHALVQGHPDPSSGTIDAPIGRHRGQDWKFAVTENGRDSVTHYDTLEAHVAASLLDIHLETGRTHQIRVHFSALHHPCCGDLTYGADPTLAKKLGLERQWLHARSLAFAHPADGRRIEITSPYPADLQHALDQLRRHDQ, from the coding sequence ATGACCACCCGCTCGATGCCCGTCCCCGAGGGACTGGAAGGCATGCGCGTCGACGCCGGCCTGGCCCGGCTGCTCGGGTTGTCGCGTACCGTCGCCGCCGCGATTGCCGAAGAGGGCGGTGTCGAGCTCGACGGCGCGGCCGCCGGCAAATCCGACAAACTCGTCGCCGGCGCCTGGCTCGAGGTCCGTTTACCGGAACCGGCTGCGCCCGTGGAGAATACGCCCGTCGAGATCGAGGGCATGAACATCCTGTATGCCGACGACGACATCGTCGCCGTCGACAAACCGGCGGGTGTGGCCGCGCACGCGTCGGTCGGCTGGACCGGGCCCACCGTGCTCGGTGGGCTGGCCGCCGCGGGCTTCCGGATCACCACCTCCGGTGTGGCCGAGCGCAAGGGCATCGTGTCCCGCCTGGATGTGGGGACCTCGGGTGTGATGGTGGTCGCGATCTCCGAGCGGGCTTACACGTTGCTCAAGCGGGCGTTCAAGGAGCGCACCGTGGAGAAGCGCTACCACGCACTGGTGCAGGGGCATCCCGATCCGTCCAGCGGCACCATCGACGCGCCGATCGGCCGCCACCGTGGCCAGGACTGGAAGTTCGCGGTGACCGAGAACGGCCGCGACAGCGTCACTCACTACGACACCCTCGAGGCGCACGTCGCGGCCAGCCTGCTCGACATCCATCTGGAAACCGGCCGCACCCATCAGATCAGGGTGCATTTCTCGGCACTGCACCATCCGTGCTGCGGGGACCTCACCTACGGTGCGGATCCGACGTTGGCCAAGAAACTCGGACTGGAGCGGCAGTGGTTGCACGCCCGGTCGCTGGCGTTCGCGCATCCCGCGGATGGCAGACGGATCGAGATCACCAGTCCCTACCCCGCCGATCTACAGCACGCCCTGGACCAGTTACGCCGTCACGACCAGTGA
- a CDS encoding RND family transporter: MIVRHPVLIIAAWLVIAGSLFAALPPLITVAQRNPPDFMPRDAAVLQTSQQMKDAFNEADATNLIAVILVNENGLTEQDEDTYRKIVENLRARTDIVVSMQDFISIKEIRPAMSSKDGKAWNLPVSLNGTMGTGVGQAAYRDAVKIIEETTAGTTLSASIVGAAATMEDVTGIALRDQLLIEVSTVVTVLLILIIVYRNLVAMVIPLLSIGISLAVAQQVVAGLGLLGLGLAPQTIVLITGMMLGAGVDYAVFFFSRYQEFIRRGVPTDEAIVSAMVTIGEVIAGSAGTVAITFSALSFATLSVFSSVGPALAATIFIGFMGSITLLPAFITLAGRRGWVNPRKDITGPMWRRMGVSIVRKPKLNLFGSLVVLVALAGCALLVDFNYDDRKNLPTESESNNSYKTMNAHFPASASIQQFIVVHSETQDLRSPRALADMEQMANRISQLPDIAAVRGITRPNGEMLTEARATHQAGEVGDKLGEATTLIDENDSRLTQLSEGAHTLAAALDKIRDQVMAAAPSVRTILTSLVEIEQEYGGAATLNDIDVGARLVTVMRNLGRSMGVGLEQVVLNYTWMAPMVAVLDNSPICTLDPACNAVRVDMKRIVIAYDDGTIQQLYELSKQMETTQEGDSLQRSVGGVTDNLEQALGAADQLGLDRPEDVEAQMDELLTGVNTLADSSAALAQGVQLLVDQTRQMGGGLSQASDFLLAMKRDAADPSMSGFYIPPQILTRPEFEKAAGLFISPDGHTARYMVQTAHDPFGAPAMDQVDDIIEAARSAMPNTALEDADIAMVGTSVYQSEIRDYYNGDIRYIVLVTLIVVFLILALLLRAIVAPIYLVLSVVLSYMSALGIAVVFFQIILDQPIFWNTPGFTFLVLVAVGADYNLLLISRIREEAHRGTKVAVIRTIGATGGVITSAGLIFAASMLAMTVSSIAAIVQLGFIIGVGLLLDTFVVRTITVPALAVMLGEKNWWPSTVPSDLKRRIPVPKRETPGDKAKPMTFAVDDDPDDDDTEVGYGVAVAKASMVSAAWRTR, translated from the coding sequence ATGATCGTTCGTCATCCCGTGCTCATCATTGCCGCGTGGCTGGTCATTGCCGGTTCCCTGTTCGCGGCGCTGCCACCGCTGATCACGGTGGCCCAGCGCAACCCTCCGGACTTCATGCCCAGGGACGCGGCGGTCCTTCAGACCAGCCAGCAAATGAAGGATGCCTTCAACGAGGCCGACGCGACCAACCTGATAGCGGTCATTCTGGTCAACGAGAACGGGTTGACCGAGCAGGACGAGGACACCTATCGCAAAATCGTCGAGAACCTGCGCGCGCGCACCGACATCGTAGTGTCGATGCAGGATTTCATCAGCATCAAAGAAATCCGCCCGGCGATGTCGAGCAAAGACGGCAAGGCATGGAACCTGCCGGTCAGCCTCAACGGCACCATGGGCACCGGAGTCGGTCAGGCGGCCTACCGGGACGCCGTCAAGATCATCGAGGAGACGACGGCCGGCACGACGCTGTCGGCCTCCATCGTCGGCGCCGCGGCAACGATGGAGGACGTCACCGGCATCGCGCTGCGCGATCAGCTGCTGATCGAGGTCTCCACGGTCGTCACCGTGCTGCTCATCCTGATCATCGTCTACCGCAATCTCGTCGCGATGGTCATACCGCTGCTGAGCATCGGCATTTCACTGGCCGTCGCGCAGCAGGTGGTGGCCGGCCTCGGCCTGCTGGGCCTGGGTTTGGCACCGCAGACGATCGTGCTGATCACCGGCATGATGCTCGGCGCAGGGGTGGACTATGCCGTCTTCTTCTTCAGCCGATATCAGGAATTCATCAGACGGGGCGTGCCCACCGACGAGGCGATCGTCTCGGCCATGGTGACCATCGGCGAGGTGATCGCGGGATCCGCGGGCACGGTGGCAATCACCTTCTCGGCGTTGTCCTTTGCCACACTCAGCGTGTTCTCCAGCGTGGGGCCTGCGCTGGCGGCGACCATCTTCATCGGCTTCATGGGATCGATCACCCTGCTGCCGGCCTTCATCACCCTCGCCGGGCGCCGGGGCTGGGTGAATCCCCGCAAGGACATCACCGGCCCGATGTGGCGCCGCATGGGCGTCAGCATCGTCCGCAAGCCCAAGCTCAACCTCTTCGGCAGCTTGGTGGTGCTCGTCGCGCTGGCCGGGTGCGCGCTGCTGGTCGACTTCAACTACGACGATCGCAAGAACCTGCCCACCGAGTCCGAGAGCAACAACTCCTACAAGACCATGAACGCGCACTTTCCGGCCAGCGCGTCCATCCAGCAGTTCATCGTGGTGCACTCCGAAACCCAGGATCTGCGGTCACCACGGGCGCTGGCCGACATGGAGCAGATGGCCAACCGGATCAGCCAGCTGCCCGATATCGCGGCCGTCCGCGGTATCACCCGGCCGAACGGCGAGATGCTCACCGAGGCGCGGGCCACCCACCAGGCCGGCGAGGTGGGCGACAAGCTGGGCGAGGCCACAACTCTCATCGATGAGAACGACTCCCGGCTGACGCAGCTGTCGGAGGGTGCGCACACCCTGGCCGCCGCCCTCGACAAGATCCGCGATCAGGTGATGGCCGCCGCGCCCTCGGTGCGCACCATCCTCACCTCGCTGGTCGAGATCGAGCAGGAGTACGGCGGCGCAGCCACCCTGAACGACATCGACGTCGGCGCCCGGCTGGTCACGGTGATGCGCAACCTGGGCCGCTCCATGGGTGTCGGACTGGAACAGGTCGTCCTCAACTACACCTGGATGGCGCCCATGGTGGCGGTCCTGGACAACAGCCCGATCTGCACCCTGGACCCGGCGTGCAACGCGGTGCGGGTCGACATGAAGCGCATCGTGATCGCCTACGACGACGGCACCATCCAGCAGCTCTACGAGCTGTCCAAGCAGATGGAAACCACCCAGGAGGGGGACAGCCTGCAGCGCTCGGTCGGCGGAGTCACCGACAACCTGGAGCAGGCCTTGGGGGCCGCCGATCAGCTCGGGCTGGACCGGCCAGAGGACGTCGAAGCCCAGATGGACGAGCTGCTCACCGGCGTGAACACGCTGGCCGATTCCAGTGCGGCTCTCGCCCAGGGCGTCCAGCTGTTGGTGGACCAGACCCGGCAGATGGGCGGCGGCCTCAGCCAGGCCTCCGACTTCCTGCTGGCGATGAAACGGGACGCCGCCGATCCCTCGATGTCGGGGTTCTACATCCCGCCGCAGATCCTGACCCGGCCCGAGTTCGAGAAAGCCGCGGGCCTTTTCATCTCCCCGGACGGGCATACCGCCCGGTACATGGTGCAGACCGCGCACGACCCCTTCGGCGCACCCGCGATGGACCAGGTCGACGACATCATCGAAGCCGCCCGCAGTGCGATGCCCAACACCGCCCTCGAAGACGCCGATATCGCGATGGTGGGCACCAGCGTGTACCAGAGCGAGATCCGCGACTACTACAACGGTGATATCCGCTACATCGTGCTGGTGACCCTGATCGTGGTGTTCCTGATCCTCGCGCTGCTGCTCAGAGCGATCGTGGCGCCCATCTATCTGGTGCTCTCGGTGGTGCTGTCCTACATGTCCGCGCTGGGCATCGCCGTGGTCTTCTTCCAGATCATCCTCGACCAACCCATCTTCTGGAACACACCAGGATTCACCTTCCTCGTCCTGGTGGCCGTCGGCGCGGACTACAACCTGCTGCTGATATCCCGAATACGGGAGGAGGCCCATCGCGGGACGAAGGTGGCGGTGATCCGCACCATCGGGGCCACCGGCGGCGTCATCACCTCGGCGGGCCTGATTTTCGCGGCCTCCATGCTGGCCATGACGGTGAGCTCGATCGCCGCGATCGTGCAGCTCGGCTTCATCATCGGCGTCGGTCTGCTGCTGGACACGTTCGTGGTGCGCACCATCACCGTGCCGGCCCTGGCGGTGATGCTGGGGGAGAAGAACTGGTGGCCCTCGACGGTGCCGAGCGATCTGAAGAGGCGCATCCCCGTCCCAAAGCGGGAAACGCCCGGGGACAAGGCGAAGCCGATGACCTTCGCCGTCGACGACGACCCGGACGACGATGACACCGAGGTGGGTTACGGCGTGGCGGTGGCCAAGGCCTCGATGGTCAGTGCGGCCTGGCGGACCCGCTAG